The Porites lutea chromosome 7, jaPorLute2.1, whole genome shotgun sequence genome includes the window attcttggtggggatgtgccgcctggttctccaaatcctgacttaatttcagaccaaaaaatgtcattttccagaCCCGTTTTCatacctggcctttaggcagaaaaaatgtcatcattacttagattagagcgcaaacaattcgaattcgcatatttctctttcgtTCTTACTCCtgatttggaattgaaacgataaatacgttcatatactcccgtagttccctcgaaaatcatacctgattccagaccaaaatgggcaaggcgtatactcgttttcagaccaaaaaggcccaaaaaccctaccctttgggccGGCACAttcctatatagcttatataaggaagtaccccccaaCCCGGGTAAAACTGTTAGTTCTTTCATACTATACCCTTAGGGgtcaagggtggcgcagtggtgagagcactcgtctcccaccaatgtggcccacGTTCAAATTAGTCCGGCGTCGAAGCCATTTGTGGGTTGTTCGTCCTCTTCTTTACTCTGCGaagtttttctccgggtactccggtttttccctctcctcaaaaaccaacatttccaaattccaattccaccaggaatcaggtagacgaagaaccactttgtggatgtgctacctctaaatcgtttttatttattttttgtttttaacgcctctcctatttttctttaaattctttgaagaacgagaaataacCTAAGGGAAAACGTAATAACTTTGGTCGGTTTTTGGTGTTTTGTCATTATATTCCACTACTTCTTAATATCCCTGTGCtcatttttattccttttttttctcaacagTGGATCTACGGAAGTATTTCTAATGGCGAAGTTCAAAAAAACTCCTTCATAGGAATGGCTTATGGACCACCtacgaagaaacagaaaactcAAAATGACGAAAACGAGAATCGGACGGAGTTCCCTCTGAAGTCAAATGGTATTTCGTTCCCTTTCTGCCTTAAATTCTTGTCGAAAAGTCCAGTTGCGATGACTCAGCTGTAATTGCtgtaatagggagtttaagataccacgacggcgacggcgacggcgacggcgacggcgacggcgacggcgacggccacgaaaacgtcgcttaaaaagtgaatttgcgttctgtCAATCTCTATCGTGATCACTCGAACTcgtttactttgtcaaatgcaagcgcactctttttgagccgaattcctaagaaccacattcaagttcagaaagagaaagaaaatttagccgTCGGTTGGTTATGTCCTCTatgaaacgtgaaattaggcattttcccgtcgtagtcgcgcagtgacggtaaagaaatgtacaaaaaggcgtgatgcacgtgcagtcGAGTTTTTGTCTTGCTTATTcaaccaattgcttttttgactttcTCCTTTTCGTAGCAGTAATAGcatcttagggcctgtttacatggagtgggggaccccggtctagtggggttggtttcttttgttttcacgctctggaggacacaaaacaaaagaaacctaccccactagaccggggtcccccactccatgtaaacaggcccttaaagtCCTTAATGccagaaaacaaacttgaatttATTACCATAGTTTAGCCAAATGGAAGGAAGCAATCTTGTTGgttacataagaaaagattcAAGCAAACGAAAcaataatgattataataatgatTTTTAGCGAATAGAAATTCATGGAAACCTAGGGGATGCTATGGAAAAAACACACTGTTGCTTAATAAAAAACCGGTACAAATATCCCACGGCGAAAAAAGAAATGTCTCTAGGCAAAAACAATTCTCTCACTGCAATCGACAAATGTTTCAGAGCATAAACAAAAACCTCACGGTACAAACAACTACAGTTGAACCCGCATTAAGAGGCCACCTGTCAAGCGGCCAGTGACCAACCCCAAAAaattcagagaaaaaaaatgggaaattaaacctctattaagGGGCCGCGGCCACCTTTTAGCCTTCCCAACTAGAGTAAGTGGCCGTCAAGTGCTTCATACATTTAGTTTGGCTTCATTTcaagaatttgatgaaagaaaatattttattgatttgcAATTCATTGCTTAACTTGCAATTACCGCTGccacgatcatatcttcatttaattgtatatttccgcagttcacatcatctttgTTTCATTCCATTCAtgggttaagatgaactcaacaaattggcctgctcccaGTGTGTGGGTCTCAGTCATAGTTTaattggtagagcactgcagctaacgctaacgcagaggccatgggttatTAGagtcccgttgaagtcccgaaatttttttttttcgggttatAAATTTGCAAATGCTTAAATTGTAATGACCaatgcgacgatcatatctttattCAAAtgtgtatttccgcagttcacatcatcttcatcgAAAGAAAATACTGTTTGATATGGAAGTTGAATTGTGGACCAGTAGtgcgtttgtttcaaaataaagtggtTTTTCTTCTaaagattatgctaatttataACAAACGTCTATTGAGCGGCCAACCTCCACGAAGCGGCAACTTGCCGGTACACCCCGAGGCTGGCCGCCTAatggaggtttaactgtatttcATGGCAATAACAAAAATGTGAAGACATAAACAAAAacctcgtggcaaaaacaaatatctcatggcaaaaaaaaaaaaaaaaaagctcataacagtaacaaaaattaatatctTACGGCAATAACAAATATCTCAAAGCAAACACAAAACCCTGCGGCAGACCTCACAGGAATTTGAACAAATACAATATCTTTtggtaaaaacaaaatgatgCACTGCTGCACTGCCTTCAGCTAATCAGATTGAAATGGTTCTCAGCAACTGGTTTCTCTGTGTTTCCCTTATCGCAGAAAATCTGGTCATAAGATCAGAGCCGTTTCCAGAGGGAAGCACTTCTTCTCCGAGCTTGGCGACTTCTGAAGAAAACGCCAACGATTCTAATCAGCCTTTATCAGGAAACACGGCTGAGCTCAAAACTGTGCCTGCTAAGGATACAGCAAACAATGCTAACAGCAGTGCGAAGAAAACTTCCTTGGAGAAAAAAACAACCGACGATGGTGATGATCCGTTTGGAGCTTTAGACTGGAAGGACGGAATTGCTACTCTACCGGGTAATTGCTTGAGTAACGGTAATCCTTAATTAAAACTATGTCGTAAGCCTTTCCTCTAGAAATTCCCAGCCCTTGTGTAAACGGTCGTTGCCACATCGACCCTCATGAACGTCATTAAATTTTATCGTTTTTTTAGGAAGCAATCTTAAGTTTAAAATGACTGAGTTTGGGACACTGGAGATTGTGAGCACAGTGGAAACAGAGAATGGCGAGTATGAGTGGAGCACGCCCACTCAACACCGTAAAACAAGCGACACAGTGGAGCAGACTGGCAAAAAGGCCAAAAACATTGCCCCGAAAGGTAAGATATCCTGACACGTCCGTAGTATTCCTCGGTTgttgtaaaatttgacgttaaaatagagagctttagattctaagacgagcaTGGCtaagagtacgagattttcaCAATACTAAGTTGTGCGCGCGCGTGAATCCGattcattttggcgggaaaacgtgatagccgccGTCATTCTACCACGAGTTTTAgcaaaacaagttatcaaatgttagaagttatCATTTTCGATCGCCTTCTTCAATAAAGATAAAAGTGCTAACTTCtctagtgaaaaaaagtacaatgaagctttcccgtGTATCTTTTTTTTGGAATACGCGGGAAACCTTAAAAgtcaaatctcgtcctcgttctcgtcctcaaatctaaagatCTCTATTAGCTCTGGACTGGTCCCAGTTCTTAGGTTGGTTAGATTACGTTTGAGCCTGGGTCTGTACTGTGCCGGACTGCACCATGGGACTCTTTCATGAGACGAATTTTGACCCATTTCCCTGTGCAACCCTGTAATAGCTAGCTAGCTAAGCGatatcattattcattcaaactatttctccttttctgattggctcaaatgcCCCGGAACTCTAAGGCATTTGTGCCCTGAAATGAAGCCTCTGGAACATAAATTCTTAGATGACTTTTCTTCTAATCAAAGAAGATTCCCGGTTTTATCCGTAGATTTATTCATGTAACTTTGCTGGGTAATAACGAAATCCTATTCTTCGTCAACTGAACACCGCAGTGAAAACAACTCTGTAAGTCATTGCGCAAGTTTAATCatacgtttttttttcaagcagcAACGTCCAGGGACACTATGTCAACCGTGCCCGACACAAGCGGTATACTTTGCTGCGAGGTTTGCGGGAAATATGGTCTGCCTCAGGAATTCTCTGCTTCCGGGCGATTCTGTAGTCTGTCGTGCGTGGGGGTCTACactggaagaagaaataagGGTCGGGAGTACGTGCGGCATGCTAAAACAATAGATGGAAAGATTgtgaaaaggaagaagaaaggaaaaaaacctgCCCTGTTAGCCAGCGAGGATGTGCCCCGGACTCATGTAAGTATTTTAAAGATTGTTAAAGATCCTTATTCTACGTCGGTAACTCGTTCTTAAACAGATAAATCTGAGGCCAGCGGCGCGCTGATTTTACCCCCTGTTCCTATCAGTGCTCCGTTTTACGGAAAAGAAAGAAGTCGAAACAGGGATGGCTCCGCACAAATCGACTCTGCTGATCCTTGTTTCCTCATGAAGTGTTAACTGGGCGCTCCCCATATGATAATGTCAAGACGACACCGCAAAAAGTTGTGTTTGTCTGACTGATGTTTACATTTCAAGCGGATTTGTCGACACATGCAATATAATAACAATAGTGATCAAGTCCAAAGTGCATGTACCCTGAGTGCCAGAGGGTTTTTTCTCGCGAGCGGTGGGATGCTTTAGTTGTCGGCCAAAAAGGCCGACCGATCTTGGGCCGAGGCCGAAGCCACTAGCGGCGCGGGTCATTATAAAGACCGGACCGTAACCAGAAAAgggcgcatgaaaagtctctggcacccaagGTAAGATGCGTACTCTACCGGAGTTTTTCTTCTCTTCCGACGCTTTTGAATCCGCCCAATAAAAAAGGGCGAGGTGTTTATCATCAACGGCTTCATAATGATATCGTCATTAGTATGATCACCTGATTGTTAACACATTATCGTTTAGGAAACAGCACCACCTGGGGACAATGAACCAGAAATGTTAGGAGCTCGAAGAACGTTTAAAGTCAAAAGAAAGCGAATGAAGAACAAGCTTAAATTCAAGAAGGCTTCGTTAAATGCGACCGATCTCATGAAAGGAGAGGACGGTACGTTTATGTTTCTAAATAAAAAGTGTTGTTAACACTTAACCCATttatccattttttttaatgtttacgttgtctttttttttcagttccttACGATTCAACCAAAGCGTTTGTGTGGGAAGACTATCTTACGGCTTGTGGAGCGAAAGCTGTGCCGGCCAGTGTCTTTAAACAGGTGCGGatcttttattaaaacaaagCGAAAAAACGAGGTGTAACTGAGTGTTTTTAGACTTGTCAAAACATGAACTGAGTGTTTGTCGATTAAAGAACCCTGTGAGCATTTGCGCCGAGTACTAAAAGGTGATGATGGCATGAGTCGGGCTGGCTTGCTTTGTCGAGGTTACTTTTATCCCGATATTACACGAAGTGATCCATCCCGGAGCCGTCGTGTGTTTATTACAAAGAGAGTTTTTAAAGCAGTGCGCATGAGTAGTATTCTTACCCGATGCCCCCCTGTTGCTGGTTTTGTTCAGCGGCTGGCCCGGCGAGCGTTATAACATGGAAAAACCTCATCCCGGCGACATTTTATACTGCTTGGGGTAACCCTATTCTCCTGATGGAATTACATTTCATCCTGGGGAGAGTAGTAATACGCGCGGGTACTTCATGAAAAGACAACGGGATCCCTTGTGGGGATGGAACATGTACTGGGAGCgagtaaacgaaaaaaaaagaagggaacAAAACCTAACTTGAACCCTAGCTCTATCAGTAACTTCATTACACATTCTCTGATTTTGATCCCTTCATTTTCCCTTTTCCTGGGCGCGTTCCCCGTTCCCTGTTTCACGTTCCCCGTTCAACATTTTAGTAACACCCGGTCATGTGGGCTTCCTCTGGCTTACGCGCGttttatagaaaacaatactgaaacCTCTTTTCCCTTCTATCGCAGGAAAATCCATTCCTAGATCTAGAAAGTAAAACGACCTGTGGATTCGAGAAAGACATGAAACTTGAGGCAGTTGATCCAAAGCATCCCTCTTACATCTGTGTTTGTACAGTTGTCAGAGTTAAGGGGACCCGACTAAGGCTTCACTTTGACGGCTGGTCTGAGAGTTACGACTTCTGGACAAGCGCAGACTCCCCTTTTCTGTTCCATGTAGGCTGGTGTGAGAAGAATGGACAGAAGTTACATCCCCCTCGAAGTAAGAGAATACTCGAACAACGAGGCTATTAGAAATCCTCTGTTTCTCATTGGTTATTGAAACCATAGCCTGCGTCGAAGACACTGTAAACCACCTGTATACTAATGGACTAGATGATACGTGGGCCAACCGCAGCGCAGGCTATGAAAACACTGTCTGTTAAttaagagagatttttttcagtcagtgactcAGGTAGCCTCCCAAGCAGGcctttttaggggagctcgtatttcgtctctccgcacaaacgcctgctcaaccgagaacaaaattcctttcccaagcttagccaatcacattgtacctTTCAAATTCTGGAAAGCTGACCTTGACCGGAAGATAACCCGACAAATACacgatctgcatgaaacactggaAAAGCTTTCTGACCTAtaataaatgttagactcaGATTCAGATTTTAGAATACCCCGTGCATtgcataaccttagcgaaggaaagaaaagaaggaaaaaggtaactATAGGGTCACGTTTTTATACTTCCACGAGCTCATGAGTCGTGTTAAGCCTGTCAACACTATATttgtggcggggggggggggggtggggagggggaagaaatacgagctcccttaaaaacgcctgcgtgagAGGCTATGACACAGACGGCTCGGAAGAAAAATTCAGAGTACTTATAGCAGGAGTCGAAACaatgaccttctggttactatctaccactgagctacaagAGAATCGTGGGTGCTAAGGCCATTAAACTAAATTCATGTGAAAAAACATCCTGCACACTGCTTGGAGTGGGCCGGTCCACTTGGTAATTTATGCTGTTGCTATGGTGACTGCCAGTAACGTCATAGTGGTGTATTTGGATTAACTAATAGGATTTTCTTTACTTCTAAGGCATGTCTGCTGCTGATTTTAAATGGGACACCTACTTGAAGATGTGCGAGGCTAAAGCAGCACCTGAACACCTTTTTAAACCTGTAAGTTGAATAACTTGACCTGTCAGtaactacaatcatggacaaaagtcttgggacacttttgcgtttctggggcgttttccaattcacacaggtccaaccccctcccctcaccccacaaacaatgttggacgcgtgtattcagaattttttctgagtttcaactttgtatagggttgaaaattttgaaaaggatgcactgctttaagagggaaccgagaaatgacaGACAAATATGAATATTGTAGTACTGTCCCAAAGACTTTTTCCAGGATTGTAGCTGTGCTAACCTAGTTAGATTGTGcctggctcctcctaaaatctTCTGCAATTGTTATGGGATTTAAGCTATGTtcacagtggcggatccagggccCGACGGGccgaaaaaatatgtttttgagaccgccccccctcccctatCTCAGGGTCTGGGTGACCGGGCCCCCGCCCCcatatctgaaggtctggatctacCACTGGTTCACACTCTACCGGATAGCTCTTGCGCCGACACGTAAACCACAtgggcaggggcggatctagggggagggtgcagggggtgcgccaaccccccctgagatgacctgcgattttctaatacaactggtattctgcgaaaaaaaaaaactatgtggtttattggtgttgaagtagagcaagagacgagtgccccccccccccccctaaaaaaaatcctggatccgcccctgatggGATAGGGTTTCTGTTCACTCATAAAAACGACGATTTCGGCGCTAGTTGCCGTTCACACTGTACCGAATAGCTTTTCATGTCGGTTGAAAAAGCTATTGGTACATTGTAGACAAAGCCTAATAGAGCCGAAACCAATAGACCGGCCTTTTAAcgagtcaatcaatcaatcaatcaaccttATATAAAgacggtaaatggctcagcaagctggttttcagacattccgtgtgataattacaagttataaaaattaagactagtgattaactaacaGTTTAAGAATTGACAATTTTATCTGTTCCTTTCGACTCTCTTAAACGTGACATCTAGTTTGTATGGTGAGCAAGACTAATAATACTagtaaaaaaatagtaataatttgAAATACAATATAACAACAAGAAATGAGTCATTAAAggaataagataaaaacataataaaaagttatatccTAAGATATCGCGAGTTTAAAGCTAGTAAGATCCCCCATCTTACGGTAGTggttgttttcccatttcacttCCAAGTGCTAAGTCCTATTCAAGTGCATATAACTGCATAATTTATGACGAGGCAAAACGCAAA containing:
- the LOC140943586 gene encoding lethal(3)malignant brain tumor-like protein 3 isoform X3 gives rise to the protein MFQGVESGSMPAELKTKHISSEEARQQNKSSHGNEWIYGSISNGEVQKNSFIGMAYGPPTKKQKTQNDENENRTEFPLKSNENLVIRSEPFPEGSTSSPSLATSEENANDSNQPLSGNTAELKTVPAKDTANNANSSAKKTSLEKKTTDDGDDPFGALDWKDGIATLPGSNLKFKMTEFGTLEIVSTVETENGEYEWSTPTQHRKTSDTVEQTGKKAKNIAPKATSRDTMSTVPDTSGILCCEVCGKYGLPQEFSASGRFCSLSCVGVYTGRRNKGREYVRHAKTIDGKIVKRKKKGKKPALLASEDVPRTHETAPPGDNEPEMLGARRTFKVKRKRMKNKLKFKKASLNATDLMKGEDVPYDSTKAFVWEDYLTACGAKAVPASVFKQENPFLDLESKTTCGFEKDMKLEAVDPKHPSYICVCTVVRVKGTRLRLHFDGWSESYDFWTSADSPFLFHVGWCEKNGQKLHPPRSMSAADFKWDTYLKMCEAKAAPEHLFKPISSTKHGFKVGMKLEAVDRMNPDLICVATVTNVIGNYFLVHFDEWDDSYDYWCGDDCPYIRPVGWCRENNRNLNPPNDDEFHTFRWEQYLKSTGSVAAPKHFFKTRLLPGFKVKQKLEAVDKRNPSMVRAATVAEVNEYRLRIHFDGWDDIYDDWFESESLDLYPCGWCEKTGHPLETPLTTREKISSAACPTPGCKGIGHVKGAKYSTHHSTFGCPYSLQNLNKDSCLVDRLSNNSMTEESDWSYASKQKLAVVKAIKEEVHPNPADGTCPTPGCDGSGHVSGQWKTHYTLSGCPRVKHLSAKSPPGPKKAALHSPTYKSFVIGGKESGIIGTRSTSRGMCGTSWPNLLLYGAA